One Nocardioides aromaticivorans genomic window carries:
- a CDS encoding LacI family DNA-binding transcriptional regulator, producing the protein MENPRPPATLADVAERAGVSRQTVSNAINNPDLLRPDTLARVQQAIDGLGYTPNQAARHLRTRSSRLVGLRLTPAQEFTANMAMDRFVRALVEAAREVGYHVLLFSGGPVEEGELPDPLGGYDDLFRSTAVDAFVVTDTYLGNPVAVELTRRRAPFVAFGRPWDDPVASHPWVDVDGAAGVAAATEHVRDLGHERIAWLGWEPGSRIGEDRRAGWHRAMVAAGLSTAGLEAAVADTVDAGRQAAARLLDTTAPTGFVCASDTLAVGVLHTLRERGLHAGPGLPVVGFDDSQVAQVMGLTSVRQPLEEVAVELIGALADLLAPTERTTHGILLAPTLAIRQTSV; encoded by the coding sequence GTGGAGAACCCCCGCCCGCCGGCCACGCTGGCCGACGTCGCCGAGCGCGCCGGTGTCTCCCGCCAGACGGTCTCCAACGCGATCAACAACCCGGACCTGCTGCGCCCGGACACCCTCGCGCGGGTCCAGCAGGCGATCGACGGCCTCGGCTACACGCCGAACCAGGCGGCCCGGCACCTGCGCACCCGCTCGTCGCGGCTCGTCGGCCTGCGGCTCACGCCTGCGCAGGAGTTCACCGCCAACATGGCGATGGACCGCTTCGTGCGGGCGCTGGTCGAGGCGGCCCGCGAGGTGGGCTACCACGTGCTGCTCTTCTCGGGCGGCCCGGTCGAGGAGGGCGAGCTCCCCGACCCGCTCGGCGGGTACGACGACCTGTTCCGCTCCACCGCCGTCGACGCGTTCGTGGTCACCGACACCTACCTCGGCAACCCGGTCGCGGTCGAGCTGACCCGCCGCCGGGCGCCGTTCGTGGCCTTCGGCCGTCCGTGGGACGACCCGGTCGCGAGCCACCCGTGGGTCGACGTCGACGGGGCGGCCGGTGTCGCGGCGGCGACCGAGCACGTCCGCGACCTCGGCCACGAGCGGATCGCCTGGCTGGGCTGGGAGCCGGGCTCGCGGATCGGCGAGGACCGCCGCGCCGGCTGGCACCGGGCGATGGTGGCGGCGGGCCTGTCGACGGCCGGCCTGGAGGCCGCGGTCGCCGACACCGTCGACGCCGGCCGGCAGGCCGCGGCGCGCCTCCTGGACACCACCGCCCCCACCGGGTTCGTCTGCGCGTCCGACACCCTCGCGGTCGGCGTCCTGCACACCCTGCGCGAGCGCGGGCTCCACGCCGGACCGGGTCTCCCGGTCGTCGGCTTCGACGACTCGCAGGTCGCGCAGGTGATGGGCCTGACCTCCGTCCGGCAGCCGCTGGAGGAGGTGGCCGTCGAGCTGATCGGCGCCCTGGCCGACCTCCTGGCGCCGACCGAGCGGACGACGCACGGAATTCTTCTCGCGCCGACCCTCGCCATCCGGCAGACCTCCGTGTGA